In Triticum urartu cultivar G1812 chromosome 6, Tu2.1, whole genome shotgun sequence, the following proteins share a genomic window:
- the LOC125516963 gene encoding LOW QUALITY PROTEIN: elongation factor 1-alpha (The sequence of the model RefSeq protein was modified relative to this genomic sequence to represent the inferred CDS: inserted 1 base in 1 codon; substituted 2 bases at 2 genomic stop codons): QQLPGDNVGFNVKNVAMKDLKRGFXASNSKDDPAKEASNFISQVIIMNHLVQISNGXALVLDCHTSHIAAKCAELVTRIDRXSGNKELEVYPKFIKKGDSAIVNMIPTKPMVVETFATYPPFGRITVHDMRQTVAVGVIKGVEKKDPTGAKVTKAPRHQE, translated from the exons caacagctTCCCGGTGACAATGTTGGCTTCAATGTCAAGAATGTTGCTATGAAGGATCTGAAGCGTGggt gtgcatccaactccaagGATGATCCTGCCAAGGAGGCATCAAACTTCATCTCCCAGGTTATCATAATGAACCACCTTGTTCAGATTAGCAACGGTTAGGCCCTAGTGCTGGACTGCCACACCTCCCACATTGCTGCCAAGTGTGCTGAGCTGGTGACCAGGATTGACAGATGATCTGGtaa tAAGGAGCTAGAGGTGTACCCGAAGTTCATCAAGAAAGGTGATTCTGCCATTGTGAACATGATTCCCACCAAGCCCATGGTTGTGGAGACCTTCGCCACCTACCCTCCCTTTGGCCGTATCACTGTGCATGACATGAGACAAACTGTTGCTGTTGGTGTCATCAAGGGCGTGGAGAAGAAGGATCCTACCGGTGCCAAAGTTACCAAGGCTCCGCGCCATCAAGAATAA
- the LOC125515116 gene encoding uncharacterized protein LOC125515116, protein MKNKSSRRRRNLNATQKATRDEAAASNVIENRLSNLPNDLLLNILERLDTLDAIRTCILSKQLLKLPTMLLRFYLTFSLKQVLRTNRVVAHVTDIILSTRSPEVTISELKIRFVLLPDNSLTIGRSVARAMATQKVGTAEFEIVTKKHHGLCSSADLLQFAKQFNDLFGACPRAFAGLTSLLLENMRFGELDIPKILSTSKRLEYLRLTRCDSGFHSVVQVEHDQLVEIEVEICLPKLQRLTYDNWFSSEYPLYFGFLPQLSKLSLIKTGIRSDKTLELSQLLANVPSLGDLHLDFGSEKIWILPECPKLVTPVLNKLQHVNLDHLPEGCDLAWTMFILKVAPSLKELCITVWDHWCIMITNKELRKKYCFCEKADVKWKPYAPDFKNKNLAKLTIYGFQPDDNFMRCIGCVVEHAVNITEISLYGRKVCGRYGDLDPEIHDNVCPSRYPPTTEERK, encoded by the exons ATGAAGAACAAAAGCAGTCGTCGCAGACGCAAT CTAAATGCAACGCAAAAAGCAACTCGCGACGAAGCCGCTGCAAGCAATGTAATCGAAAACAGGCTTAGCAATCTGCCCAATGACCTTCTGCTCAACATTCTGGAGAGGTTGGACACGCTCGATGCTATAAGGACTTGCATCCTCTCCAAGCAATTGCTGAAGCTCCCTACCATGCTCTTGCGCTTCTACCTAACTTTCAGCCTCAAGCAAGTGCTCAGAACCAACCGTGTTGTGGCTCATGTAACGGATATCATCTTGAGCACAAGGAGCCCGGAAGTTACCATCAGCGAACTCAAAATTAGATTTGTCTTGTTGCCTGATAACTCTCTCACCATTGGAAGATCTGTCGCCCGTGCCATGGCAACCCAGAAGGTTGGCACAGCTGAGTTTGAGATTGTAACGAAGAAGCATCATGGCCTCTGCTCTTCTGCTGACCTCCTCCAGTTTGCGAAACAGTTCAATGATTTATTTGGTGCTTGTCCGCGTGCATTTGCTGGCCTTACGAGCCTGTTGCTGGAAAATATGAGGTTTGGTGAACTGGACATTCCCAAGATCCTCAGCACTTCCAAGCGCTTGGAGTATTTGCGTTTAACCCGTTGTGACTCAGGGTTCCATTCTGTGGTGCAAGTAGAACATGATCAACTTGTTGAGATTGAGGTCGAGATATGTCTACCAAAACTCCAACGGTTGACCTATGATAATTGGTTCTCTTCTGAGTATCCGTTGTATTTTGGTTTTCTACCACAGCTTTCAAAGCTGAGCCTTATTAAAACTGGCATTCGTTCGGACAAGACTCTCGAGTTAAGTCAGCTCCTTGCTAATGTTCCTTCCCTAGGCGATCTGCATCTGGATTTTGGAAGTGAAAAG ATTTGGATTCTACCAGAATGCCCAAAACTAGTCACGCCTGTGCTCAACAAATTACAACATGTGAATCTGGACCATCTTCCTGAAGGATGTGATTTAGCTTGGACAATGTTTATTCTTAAAGTTGCACCCTCCCTAAAAGAGTTGTGCATCACAGTGTGGGATCATTGGTGCATAATGATAACAAACAAAGAGTTGCGGAAGAAATATTGTTTCTGCGAAAAGGCAGACGTGAAGTGGAAGCCATATGCCCCTGATTTCAAGAACAAGAATCTGGCTAAGCTCACCATCTATGGGTTCCAACCCGATGACAATTTTATGAGATGCATAGGATGTGTTGTGGAACATGCGGTTAATATAACAGAGATATCTTTGTACGGCAGAAAGGTGTGTGGGCGCTATGGTGACTTGGATCCTGAGATCCATGACAATGTTTGTCCATCAAGATATCCACCGACAACCGAGGAGCGGAAGTAG